CTGGGCGTGGGCAGCGTCGGCATCCAGCCGTCGGAGTTCGCCAAGCTGGCCGTGATCCTGTTCGTGGCACGGCTCCTCAGCCAGCGCATGGACCGCGTCAACGACATGCGGAGCGTCCTGGTGCCCGTCGGTGGCGTGCTCGGCGCGATGGCGCTGCTGATCCTCTACCAGCCGGACCTGGGGACCACCATCTCGATCTGTATCGTGGCGTTCACGATGCTGTTCGCGGCGGGGTTGAGCCTGCAACATCTCGGGCTCTCCGCGCTGGCCGCGGCGCCGGCGGTCTATCTCCTCGTGTGGACGGTCCCGTATCGCCGCGCGCGCGTATTGGCGTTCCTCGACCCGTGGGCCGACCCGCTCGGGAGCGGCTTCCAGGTGATCCAGTCGCTCATCGCGGTGGGGACCGGAGGCGTGTTCGGGCGTGGCCTCATGGAGGGCGTGCAGAAAGCCCGCTTCCTGCCCGAGCCGCAGACCGACTTCATCTACGCGGTGATTTCCGAAGAGACAGGACTGATGGGTGCGACGGCGGTGCTCCTCGCGCTCCTCGTCATCGCCTGGCGCGGCCTGCGCATCGCCGCCAACGCGCAGGACCGCTTCGGCGCGTTCCTCGCGATCGGGCTGACCACGATGATGGCCATACAGGGCCTCATCAACATCAGCGTGGTGCTGGGCCTGCTGCCCACCAAGGGCCTGCCGCTGCCGTTCGTGAGCGCCGGAGGGTCGTCGATGCTGGTCAACCTGATCGGCCTCGGCATCCTCCTCAACGTGTCGCAGCACGCGGCAATCGATGCGTGACGACGTGGATGTGCGCACCGGTGAGGGACGGGGACGCCGCGTGGTGATCGCGGGGGGCGGCACGGGGGGACACCTGTACCCGGGGCTGGCCGTGGCGCACGCGCTGCGCCGGCGCGACGGGCGCACGGTGGTGAGTTTCGTGGGGACCGCGCGCGGCATCGAGGCGCGCGTGGTTCCGCAGGAGGGTTTCGACCTGGACGTGATCAGGAGCGCGGGACTGAAGGGCAAGAGCGCGGGGGCCGTTGCGCGCGGCGTGGGCCTGCTGCCGCTCAGCGCCCTCGACGCGTGGCAGGCGCTGTCGCGCCGCCGCCCCGATCTCGTGATCGGCGTGGGGGGCTACAGCTCCGGGCCCGTCGTCGCGCTGGCGGCGGCCCGCGGCATCCCCACGCTCCTGCTCGAGCAGAACGCGACGCCAGGCCTCACCAACAGGTGGCTGGCCAGGCTCGTCGACGCGGCAGGCGTCACGTACGAGTCGTCGCTGCGCTTCTTCCATGGACACGGGTTCGTGTCCGGCAACCCCGTGCGCGAGGCGTTTCTCGCCATCGGGCCGCGGCCAGCCGCGAGTGGCGGTGAACGGAGGGTCCTCGTCTTCGGAGGGTCACAGGGTGCACACGCGATCAATCAGGCGATGGTGGCGGCAGCGACGCACGTACGTGACATACAGGGCCCGTGTGCCATCGTGCACCAGACGGGAGTGCGCGATCTCGAGACGGTGAAGGCGGGATACGCGGAGGCCGGCGTGGAGGCCGACGTGCGCGCGTTCATCGACGACATGCCGCACCAGATGGCCGAGGCCGATGTGGTGGTGTGCAGGGCCGGCGCCACCACGCTTGCCGAGCTCACGGCCGCTGGCCGCGTGGGCATCCTCATCCCGTTCCCGCACGCCACCGACGATCACCAGCGTGCCAACGCCCGCACGCTCGAAGCCGCGGGTGCCGCGGTGATGCTCGAGGAGCCGGTGCTCACCGGGGAGCGACTCGCCGCCGAACTGCGCGCGCTGCTCACCGACGATGCCAGACGCCAGGCGATGGCCACACGCGCGCGCGGGCTGGCGCGACCGGACGCAGCCGACGTGATCGCCGCGCGTGCCGATGCGCTGATGGCGGGGGTGCACTGACATGGCCACCAAGACCCGTCACGTGCACTTTGTCGGCATCGGCGGCATCGGCATGAGCGGCATCGCCGAACTGCTCGTGAACCTCGGCTACCGCGTGAGCGGATCCGATGCGCGAGCCACCGACATCACGCGACGGCTCGCGTCGATGGGCGCACGCATCCACGAGGGGCATGCCGCCGACCATCTCGGCGACGCCTCCGTGGTGGTCGTGACGTCGGCGGCCCGTGAAGACAACCCGGAGATCGTCGAGGCGCGCCGGCGCGGGATTCCGGTGATCGCGCGCGCGGAGATGCTCGCCGAGTTGATGCGGCTGCGCCGCATCGGCGTGGCGATCGGCGGCGCGCACGGCAAGACCACCACCACGTCGATGGTCGCGCTGATGCTCGAACGCGCCGGACTGGATCCGACAGCCGTCATCGGCGGCCGCCTGAGCGCGTTCGGCAGCAATGCGCGCCTCGGCGGCGGCGACGTGATCGTGGCCGAAGCCGACGAGAGCGACGGCTCGTTCCTGAAGCTCTCGCCCGCAATCAGCGTGATCACGAACGTCGATCGCGAGCACCTCGATCACTACGGCACGTTCGAGCGCGCGCTCGACGCGTTCGTGACGTTCGCCAACACGGTCCCGTTCGACGGTGCCGTGATCGTGGGCGTCGACGACCCGGTGCTGGCGGGCCTCGTGTCGCGGATGACACGCCGCGTCGTGACGTACGCCACCGATCGCGACGACGCCACGATCGTCGCGCGCGCGATCACGTCGGGCCAGGGCTCATCGTCGTGCGAGGTGTGGCGGCGTCCGCCGGGCGTGGACGCCGCTGAGTACCTCGGTACGCTGCGCCTGCACGTGCCCGGCCGCCACAACCTGCGCAATGCGCTCGCGGCCGTCGGCGTGGGACTCGAGCTCGGACTCGCGTTCGACCAGATCGCAGCAGGACTCGCGGACTTCCGCGGTGCCGAGCGACGGCTGCAGGTGGTGGGTGAACGCGCGGGCGTGCTTGTCGTGGACGACTACGGGCATCACCCCACGGAAATCGCGGCCGTCATCGCGGCCTGTCGTGAGGCGTGGAACCGGCGCCTCGTGCTCGTGTTCCAGCCGCATCGCTACACGCGCACCGCGGGCTTGCTGCCGGAGTTCGCCGAGGTCCTGGCGCGGGCAGACATGGTGTGCCTGCTCCCGATCTACGCGGCGAGCGAGGATCCGATCGCCGGCGTGTCGTCGGGAGTGCTCGGTGATGCCATCGCGAAGCACGGCGGCGCACCGGTGCACCTCGTTGCAGATCTTGTCGAGGCGCCGGCCACAGTGGCGTCGCTCCTGCGCGAAGGCGATCTCGTCGTGACGCTCGGTGCCGGTTCGATCGGCACGCTCGGCCCGCGCCTGCTCGACGCGCTGGAGGTGCAGGCCTGATGCCTCGCCGCCAGACGGCACAGGGCACGCGTCGGGTGCCGTCAGCGACGCGCGATCCGCGCCTGTTGCGTGCGCGTGACGGCGGACACCGCCGAGGCGGCGCGTGGCGCACGTACGCGCCCGACGTACTGCGCGTGGGCGCAATCGTGGCGCTGCTCCTGGGATCGGGTTGGTACGTGCAGGACGTGATGACCAGTTCGCGGGCGTTCGCCGTGCGCGAGTTGAAGGTGATCGGCGCGCAGCGGTTGTCGGAGGGCGAGGTCGAGGCACTGCTTGATGGCCTGAAAGGCCACAACATCGTGACCACGCCGCTCGAGACGTGGCGCGAGAAGCTGCTCGCGTCGCCGTGGGTACGTGAAGCCAGCCTGCGGCGCGCGCTGCCGGGTACCATCGAGGTCCGCATCGTCGAACGCCTGCCGATGGTCATCGCGCGCGCGGGGGACGCGCTGCTCCTGGTCGATGAACTGGGCGCGATCGTGGACGAGTTCGGACCCCGTTACGGCGCGATCGACCTGCCGATCGTCGAAGGTCTCGCCGCCGGAAGGGCGGGCGACGGTCCGTTCGACCAAGCGCGCGTCGCGCTCGTGGCCGCGGCGGTCGCCTCGCTGCGAGACGCGTCGCTGCTCGATCGCGTGTCGCAGATCGACGTCTCCGACGCACGGGATCTCGCCGTGATGCTGATGGGCGATCCCGCGGTGCTCCACCTCGGACGCGAGCGGTTCGCCGAACGCGTGCAGGCGTACCTCGAGATGGGCGATCGGTTGACCCGCATGGTCGATCAGGTCGCGTCGGTGGACTTGCGGTTCGGAGACCGCGTGTACGTACGACCCCGCAAGCCGGGGGTGACATTTGCGTCGATGCCGCAGGTGACCGACGTGGGCACCGTGGAAGAGGCGCTGGCGGAGCCAGATGACGATGACGGGCAGCAGTGAGGGCGGGATGGATACGGGGGGAGGGCGCCGTGGCGCGGAGTGAACGCTACCTGGTTGGGCTCGACGTGGGCACCACCAAGGTCGCCGTGATCGTCGGAGAAGTGACTGACGAAAGCGGCGTCGAGATCATCGGCATCGGCACGGCAGATGCGAGGGGGATCCGGCGCGGCGCCGTGGTCAACCTCGAGGAAGCCGTCGAGTCGATCAAGAAGGCGATCGAGGAAGCCGAGTTGACCGCCGGCATCGAGATCGACTCGGTCTACATGACGCTGTCTGGCGCCCACATCAAGGGCTTCAACAGCCGCGGCGTGGTTGCCGTCTCGGGCAAGACACGAGAGATCACGCGCGAGGACGTCCGTCGCGCGATCGACGCCGCCAAGGCGTTCGCGCTGCCGAGCGGCCGCGAGATCCTGCACGTGCTCCCGCAGGACTTCGCCGTCGACGACGAGGAGGGCATCGCGGATCCGGTTGGCATGACGGGATCGCGGCTCGACGTCAACGTGCACATCGTGACGGGCGGCGCCGCGTCCATGCAGAACCTCATCGCCTGCGTGAATCGCGCGGGCGTGACGGTGGTGGACACGGTGCTCGAGCAGATCGCCGCGGCCGAAGCGGTGCTCACGCCAGACGAGCGCGAACTCGGCGTGGCTGTCGTCGACATCGGCGGCGGCACCACGGACTTCGCGATCTTCGAGCGCGGCAGCCTGTGGCATACGGGCGTGGTGGCGATCGGCGGCGATCACTTCACCAACGACATCGCCGTCGGATTGCGCACGCCGGTGCCAGACGCCGAGAAACTGAAGCGCCGTTGCGGGTGCGCGCTCAACTCGATGGTGGGCGAGGACGAGACGATGGAGGTGGCCAGCGTGGGCGGCCGCCGTCCGCGGGTGATGTCGCGCCGCATCCTCTCGCAGATCCTGCAACCACGCGCCGAGCAGGTGTGTCACATGCTGTGGGACGAGATCGAGAAGGCCGGCTGCAGCAACTCGCTGCACTCGGGCATCGTGCTGACGGGCGGCGGAGCGGCGCTCGACGGCATGGCCGAGATCGCCGAGCAGATCTTCGACCTGCCGGTGCGCCGCGGCGTGCCGACGGGGGCGTACGGGCTTGGCGATCAGGCCAGCAGCCCCATCTACGCGACGGCCGTCGGTGCCGTCATGTATGCGAGCCGCAACAGGAACCAGGTGACACCAAAGCCCATGGGCTGGCGGCGTCTGCTGGAATCGGTGAGCTCCATGTTCAACAACTTCTTCATCGGGCGATGACGGCGGGGCAAGGGGACGGGGGAGGCATGGACAGCAACGGACAGGGCGGCATCGGCCGGCGGCGACTGGCGGGAATCACCGACGAGCAGGCACTGCGCCTGACGCTCGACACGGAAGTACGGGCCGGCGCGCGCATCAAGGTCGTGGGCGTGGGCGGCGGCGGCAGCAATGCCGTCAACAGGATGGTGCGCTCCGGTCTCACCGGCGTCGAGTTCGTCGTCGCCAACACCGACGTGCAGGCGCTGCAGCAGAGTCCCGCGTCGACCAAGATCCAGATCGGCGGCAAGCTGACCAAGGGACTCGGCGCGGGGGCCGACCCGAATGTCGGCCGCAACGCCGCGCTCGAAGACACGGATCGGCTCATCGAGGTGCTCGACGGCGCGGACATGGTGTTCGTGACGACAGGGCTCGGTGGCGGGACCGGTACCGGTGCCGCGCCGGTGATCGCGAGCCTGGCGACCGAACTCGGCGCGCTGACGATCGCCGTGGTCACCAAGCCGTTCAAGTTCGAGGGCAAGCGCCGCGCGCAGCAGGCCGAGCGCGGGCTCGACGATCTGCGCGAGTGCGTGGACACCGTCATCACGATCCCGAACGAGCGCCTGCTCGCGACGATCGATCGCCGCACGCCGCTGCCGGAGGCGTTCGCCGCCGCCGACGACATCCTGCGCCAGGCCATCCAGGGCATCTCCGACCTGATCCTGGTGCCTGGGCTCATCAATCTCGACTTCGCCGACGTGAAGACGATCATGTCGGGCATGGGCCTGGCGATCATGGGCACCGGCGTGGCCGAGGGTGAAGACCGAGCGATGCAGGCCGCCAATCGCGCCATCTCCAGCCCGTTGCTCGAAGACGCCTCCGTGCGCGGCGCGCGCGGCGTGATCATCAATGTGACGGGCGGCTCCGACATCTCGCTCACGGAAGTGAGCGAAGCCTCCGCCATCATCCAGGAAGCCGCGCACGAAGATGCCAACATCATCTTCGGCGCGGTGGTCGACCCGGCGATGGCGGGGACGATCAAGATCACGGTGATTGCGACGGGGTTTGACAGGACTGATGCGCTGCACCGCGGCGCGACCCATCGCACGCCTGCCGATCTGACCCACTACCAGAGCGAGGGCGTGTGGCAGGCGCCGCCTGGCGCTGCCGCACCCGCGGTCCCGAGCGTGGCACCGCCCTTCACGCGGCGGCTGCCTGTCGAGATCGGGCCGACGGCGTTCTCGATCGACGAGGAACTCGCCACCGGCACCGATGCGGCGTCGCCGCTCGACTACCCGGCGTTCCTGAGCAACCGCGGCCATCAGTAGCCTGAGTCGGCCCTTCGGCCGGCTCAGGGCGACCAGAGCCGAGTCGAGGGCCGGGCCCGACCCTCGCGATGAGGCGCCGGCCCGCGTGGTATCTTCGAGGGATTCCCCATGCGCGATCGACGTGTCCTGTCGAGTGCGCGAGGCATTCTCTCGATGAAGGCACAGGACCTCCGCGATCGGGCCCGGGCCACGCTGGCCCGCGAAGCCGGCGTGATCGCGAAGCCGCACGGCCAGCGGCTCCGCGTGGCCCTCGCGTTCCCGAACACCTACCACATCGGGATGTCCAATCTGGGCTTCCAGACTGTCTACCGTCTCTTCAACGAGATGGACGATGTGGTGTGTGAGCGCGTGTTCCTGCCGCCTCGACAGGAACTGCAGGCGCAGCGCGCCGCCGGCCTCTCGCTCCTCACCATCGAGTCGCAGACGCCGGTCAAGGACTTCGACGTCTTCGCGCTGTCGGTGTCGTTCGAGTGGGACTATCCCAACGTCCTCACGTTGCTGCGGCTGGCGGGGTTGCCGGTGTATGCGGCCGATCGACAGGCCGGACACGATCCGCTCGTCGTGCTCGGCGGCGCCGTCACGTTCGTCAATCCTGAACCGCTGGCGCTCTTTGCCGACGTGATTGCCGCCGGCGAGGGCGAGGTGCTCGTGCCCACGCTGGTGCAGCGGATCAGGGAGGCCACCGGACGCGCGGGCCTGCTGCAGGCGCTCGGGCACGACAGGGGGTTTTACATCCCCTCGGCCTGGACCCCCGATTACGCCGAAGACGGGTCGCTGCGCGGGATGATCGGCGACCCCGCTCGCGGCGGCGTGGCGCCGGTGCAGAAAGCCGCGGTGCGGACCACCGAGTTGCTCGATCCGCCGCACACGCAGGTCTTCACGCCAGACACGGAGTTCGGGTCGCGGTTCCTCGTCGAAGTCGTGCGCGGGTGCGCGAACCTGTGTCGGTTCTGCTGGGCCGGGTACAACTACCTGCCGGTCCGTGCGTTCGACGCGGAGCGCATTCTGGCGCTCGCCGAACGGGCGCGGCCGCACGCCACGCGTGCCGGCCTCGTGTCGATCGCGCTGTGCGATCACCCCGAGATCGACCACATCCTCGAGAGCCTGGCCGGCATGGGCTACTCGATCAGCCCTGCCTCGCTGCGGCTCGACGACCTGAGCGCGTCGATCGTCTCGCGCCTCGTGAAGAGCGGGGAACGCGGCGTCACCATCGCGCCCGAAGCCGGGTCCGATCGCCTGCGCCGGGTGATCAACAAGACGTTCACCAACGAGGAGATCCTCGCCAAGGCGCACCTGCTGTTCTCGAACGGCGTCGAGAACCTGAAGCTGTATTTCATGATCGGGTTGCCGAGCGAGACTGACGAGGATCTCGTCGCCATGCGCGACCTGACCGAGCAGTTGCGCACCGTCATGCTCCAGTACGGGCGCACGCGCGGTCGTCTCGGACGCATCGTGGCCAGCGTCAACCCGCTCATCCCGAAGCCCGGGACGGCGTACCAGTGGCTACCGATGGAGGATCCGGCGATCACCGATCGCAAGGCCAAACGACTGAAGACACTCGTCTCCGGTCTCGACAACGTGTACTTCACGGTGAAGTCCGAGCGGCACTCCTACTATCAGGCGCTCATGTCGCTCGGCGACAGGCGCGTGGCGCCGGTCATCGACATGGCGGAGCGCAACGGCGGCCAGTGGCGCGAGGCCGTTGCCGCGACCGGCGTCGACGCGAACTTCTACATCTTCCGCGACCGCAGTCGCGACGCGTTCCTGCCGTGGGACGTCATCGATGGCGGGATGAAGGCGTCGTTCTTCCGCAGCGAGTTCGACAAGGCCATGCGCGCCGAGTGGACACTTCCGCCGAAGCGCCAGCAGGACAACGCACGTCTCCTCCCGGTCATCTCCTGACCGGCACTCCTGTTCCGTGCGCGCCCGGCTGGCCATCCCGCTGTTCGTCCTCGCCTGGGCGGCCGCAGCTGTTGCGTCACTGGTGATCGGACTCGGGCCGCTGTCGGTGCCGGCGATCGGGCTGTCCATCTCGCATCCTTTCCGTCTG
This genomic window from Acidobacteriota bacterium contains:
- a CDS encoding radical SAM protein codes for the protein MRDRRVLSSARGILSMKAQDLRDRARATLAREAGVIAKPHGQRLRVALAFPNTYHIGMSNLGFQTVYRLFNEMDDVVCERVFLPPRQELQAQRAAGLSLLTIESQTPVKDFDVFALSVSFEWDYPNVLTLLRLAGLPVYAADRQAGHDPLVVLGGAVTFVNPEPLALFADVIAAGEGEVLVPTLVQRIREATGRAGLLQALGHDRGFYIPSAWTPDYAEDGSLRGMIGDPARGGVAPVQKAAVRTTELLDPPHTQVFTPDTEFGSRFLVEVVRGCANLCRFCWAGYNYLPVRAFDAERILALAERARPHATRAGLVSIALCDHPEIDHILESLAGMGYSISPASLRLDDLSASIVSRLVKSGERGVTIAPEAGSDRLRRVINKTFTNEEILAKAHLLFSNGVENLKLYFMIGLPSETDEDLVAMRDLTEQLRTVMLQYGRTRGRLGRIVASVNPLIPKPGTAYQWLPMEDPAITDRKAKRLKTLVSGLDNVYFTVKSERHSYYQALMSLGDRRVAPVIDMAERNGGQWREAVAATGVDANFYIFRDRSRDAFLPWDVIDGGMKASFFRSEFDKAMRAEWTLPPKRQQDNARLLPVIS
- the ftsW gene encoding putative lipid II flippase FtsW, translating into MARKLKSDKWLFAAAFFLVCVSVVMVYSALAGRSIDAASAQLLARQATWALLGGLLTVVVMRVDYRVWQHSTVINAALGGVFAALMLLALMKLAGLGHSVKGAVRWLGVGSVGIQPSEFAKLAVILFVARLLSQRMDRVNDMRSVLVPVGGVLGAMALLILYQPDLGTTISICIVAFTMLFAAGLSLQHLGLSALAAAPAVYLLVWTVPYRRARVLAFLDPWADPLGSGFQVIQSLIAVGTGGVFGRGLMEGVQKARFLPEPQTDFIYAVISEETGLMGATAVLLALLVIAWRGLRIAANAQDRFGAFLAIGLTTMMAIQGLINISVVLGLLPTKGLPLPFVSAGGSSMLVNLIGLGILLNVSQHAAIDA
- a CDS encoding FtsQ-type POTRA domain-containing protein, yielding MPRRQTAQGTRRVPSATRDPRLLRARDGGHRRGGAWRTYAPDVLRVGAIVALLLGSGWYVQDVMTSSRAFAVRELKVIGAQRLSEGEVEALLDGLKGHNIVTTPLETWREKLLASPWVREASLRRALPGTIEVRIVERLPMVIARAGDALLLVDELGAIVDEFGPRYGAIDLPIVEGLAAGRAGDGPFDQARVALVAAAVASLRDASLLDRVSQIDVSDARDLAVMLMGDPAVLHLGRERFAERVQAYLEMGDRLTRMVDQVASVDLRFGDRVYVRPRKPGVTFASMPQVTDVGTVEEALAEPDDDDGQQ
- the ftsA gene encoding cell division protein FtsA; this encodes MARSERYLVGLDVGTTKVAVIVGEVTDESGVEIIGIGTADARGIRRGAVVNLEEAVESIKKAIEEAELTAGIEIDSVYMTLSGAHIKGFNSRGVVAVSGKTREITREDVRRAIDAAKAFALPSGREILHVLPQDFAVDDEEGIADPVGMTGSRLDVNVHIVTGGAASMQNLIACVNRAGVTVVDTVLEQIAAAEAVLTPDERELGVAVVDIGGGTTDFAIFERGSLWHTGVVAIGGDHFTNDIAVGLRTPVPDAEKLKRRCGCALNSMVGEDETMEVASVGGRRPRVMSRRILSQILQPRAEQVCHMLWDEIEKAGCSNSLHSGIVLTGGGAALDGMAEIAEQIFDLPVRRGVPTGAYGLGDQASSPIYATAVGAVMYASRNRNQVTPKPMGWRRLLESVSSMFNNFFIGR
- a CDS encoding UDP-N-acetylmuramate--L-alanine ligase — its product is MATKTRHVHFVGIGGIGMSGIAELLVNLGYRVSGSDARATDITRRLASMGARIHEGHAADHLGDASVVVVTSAAREDNPEIVEARRRGIPVIARAEMLAELMRLRRIGVAIGGAHGKTTTTSMVALMLERAGLDPTAVIGGRLSAFGSNARLGGGDVIVAEADESDGSFLKLSPAISVITNVDREHLDHYGTFERALDAFVTFANTVPFDGAVIVGVDDPVLAGLVSRMTRRVVTYATDRDDATIVARAITSGQGSSSCEVWRRPPGVDAAEYLGTLRLHVPGRHNLRNALAAVGVGLELGLAFDQIAAGLADFRGAERRLQVVGERAGVLVVDDYGHHPTEIAAVIAACREAWNRRLVLVFQPHRYTRTAGLLPEFAEVLARADMVCLLPIYAASEDPIAGVSSGVLGDAIAKHGGAPVHLVADLVEAPATVASLLREGDLVVTLGAGSIGTLGPRLLDALEVQA
- the ftsZ gene encoding cell division protein FtsZ — translated: MDSNGQGGIGRRRLAGITDEQALRLTLDTEVRAGARIKVVGVGGGGSNAVNRMVRSGLTGVEFVVANTDVQALQQSPASTKIQIGGKLTKGLGAGADPNVGRNAALEDTDRLIEVLDGADMVFVTTGLGGGTGTGAAPVIASLATELGALTIAVVTKPFKFEGKRRAQQAERGLDDLRECVDTVITIPNERLLATIDRRTPLPEAFAAADDILRQAIQGISDLILVPGLINLDFADVKTIMSGMGLAIMGTGVAEGEDRAMQAANRAISSPLLEDASVRGARGVIINVTGGSDISLTEVSEASAIIQEAAHEDANIIFGAVVDPAMAGTIKITVIATGFDRTDALHRGATHRTPADLTHYQSEGVWQAPPGAAAPAVPSVAPPFTRRLPVEIGPTAFSIDEELATGTDAASPLDYPAFLSNRGHQ
- the murG gene encoding undecaprenyldiphospho-muramoylpentapeptide beta-N-acetylglucosaminyltransferase, producing MRDDVDVRTGEGRGRRVVIAGGGTGGHLYPGLAVAHALRRRDGRTVVSFVGTARGIEARVVPQEGFDLDVIRSAGLKGKSAGAVARGVGLLPLSALDAWQALSRRRPDLVIGVGGYSSGPVVALAAARGIPTLLLEQNATPGLTNRWLARLVDAAGVTYESSLRFFHGHGFVSGNPVREAFLAIGPRPAASGGERRVLVFGGSQGAHAINQAMVAAATHVRDIQGPCAIVHQTGVRDLETVKAGYAEAGVEADVRAFIDDMPHQMAEADVVVCRAGATTLAELTAAGRVGILIPFPHATDDHQRANARTLEAAGAAVMLEEPVLTGERLAAELRALLTDDARRQAMATRARGLARPDAADVIAARADALMAGVH